One part of the Microbulbifer sp. THAF38 genome encodes these proteins:
- the aroC gene encoding chorismate synthase yields the protein MSGNTFGKLFCVTTFGESHGPALGCIVDGCPPGLEISEEEIQLELDRRKPGTSRYTTQRREPDQVKILSGVFEGKTTGTPIGLLIENTDQRSKDYGNIAEQVRPAHADYTYWQKYGIRDYRGGGRSSARETAMRVAAGAIAKKWLKQKYGIEVRGYLSQLGPIKVQKLDWEQVEQNPFFCPDAERVPEMEAYMQALIKEGNSIGARISVHASGVPAGLGEPIFDRLDADLAHGLMSINAVKGVEIGAGFDCVEQKGTEHRDEITPEEGFLSNNAGGILGGISSGQDIVAHIALKPTSSLRIPGRSIDRSGNAIEVITKGRHDPCVGIRATPIAEAMMALVLMDHTLRHRGQNGDVTPG from the coding sequence ATGTCGGGCAATACCTTTGGCAAGCTGTTCTGCGTCACCACCTTTGGCGAGAGCCATGGCCCAGCCCTGGGCTGTATTGTTGATGGCTGCCCTCCGGGGTTGGAGATCAGTGAGGAGGAGATCCAGTTGGAGCTGGACCGCCGAAAGCCAGGGACTTCCCGCTATACCACCCAGCGCCGTGAGCCGGACCAGGTGAAAATTCTCTCTGGTGTTTTTGAAGGAAAAACCACCGGTACACCTATCGGCCTGTTGATTGAAAATACCGATCAGCGCTCCAAGGACTATGGCAATATCGCCGAACAGGTACGCCCGGCGCACGCCGATTACACCTACTGGCAAAAATACGGTATCCGCGACTACCGCGGTGGCGGCCGCTCCTCTGCGCGGGAGACCGCCATGCGTGTTGCGGCCGGAGCCATTGCCAAAAAATGGCTAAAACAGAAATACGGTATTGAAGTGCGCGGTTACCTGTCCCAGTTGGGGCCGATTAAGGTGCAAAAACTGGATTGGGAGCAAGTCGAGCAGAACCCATTCTTCTGCCCCGATGCCGAACGAGTACCCGAAATGGAAGCCTATATGCAGGCGTTGATCAAAGAGGGTAACTCCATCGGCGCGCGCATCTCAGTACATGCCAGCGGCGTCCCCGCCGGGCTGGGTGAACCGATTTTTGATCGTCTGGATGCAGACCTGGCTCACGGCCTGATGAGCATCAACGCAGTAAAAGGAGTGGAAATTGGAGCTGGCTTTGACTGTGTGGAGCAAAAGGGCACCGAGCATCGCGATGAGATTACTCCTGAAGAGGGTTTTCTCTCCAATAATGCCGGCGGCATCCTCGGCGGTATTTCCAGTGGCCAGGATATCGTTGCCCATATTGCCCTGAAACCCACTTCCAGCTTGCGCATCCCGGGCCGTAGTATCGATCGTTCCGGCAATGCTATTGAGGTGATTACCAAAGGTCGCCACGATCCCTGTGTGGGTATTCGGGCAACACCAATTGCTGAGGCAATGATGGCTCTTGTGTTAATGGACCACACTCTACGCCACCGGGGTCAGAATGGAGATGTGACTCCCGGCTGA
- the prmB gene encoding 50S ribosomal protein L3 N(5)-glutamine methyltransferase, translating to MIERRESSLHELTTVLDYIRWGASRFSEAGLWYGHGTDNAWDEAVLLVTHALYLPPYSKQEILHARLTMEERRDVLTLLERRFTERLPAAYLTNEAHFCDMTFYVDERVLVPRSPIGEMIRHNFEPWLNVEPLAILDLCCGSGCIGLACAEAFPEARVDLSDISEGAIEVAQININRHQLNERVRAVQSDLFSGLQGMSYELIVCNPPYVDARDLAEMPKEYLAEPEIALGSGEDGLDFTRRLLCEAANHLQPEGLLVCEVGNSWEALEQAFPEVPFMWPEFEDGGHGVFVISREELLAYQSHFEKE from the coding sequence ATGATAGAAAGGCGTGAATCCAGCCTGCACGAGCTGACCACGGTTTTGGACTATATCCGCTGGGGAGCCAGCCGTTTTAGCGAAGCAGGCCTCTGGTATGGTCACGGCACAGACAATGCCTGGGATGAGGCGGTATTGCTGGTAACCCACGCGCTGTACTTACCGCCCTATAGCAAGCAGGAAATCCTGCATGCGCGCTTGACCATGGAGGAGCGGCGGGACGTACTCACGCTCCTTGAGCGGCGCTTTACCGAGCGTCTGCCGGCGGCTTATTTGACCAATGAAGCGCACTTCTGCGATATGACTTTTTATGTGGATGAGCGAGTGCTGGTGCCGCGCTCTCCCATAGGCGAAATGATCCGCCACAATTTCGAGCCCTGGCTCAATGTGGAGCCGCTGGCAATCCTCGATCTTTGTTGTGGCAGTGGTTGTATCGGGCTCGCCTGTGCAGAGGCTTTCCCTGAGGCCAGAGTGGACCTGAGCGATATTTCAGAAGGTGCCATTGAGGTGGCGCAGATTAATATCAACCGTCACCAACTCAACGAGCGTGTGCGGGCCGTGCAGTCGGATCTTTTCAGTGGTTTGCAGGGCATGAGTTATGAGCTGATCGTTTGCAATCCCCCCTATGTGGATGCCCGCGATTTAGCGGAGATGCCGAAAGAGTACCTGGCTGAGCCGGAAATTGCCCTGGGCTCCGGTGAAGATGGCCTGGATTTTACCCGCCGTCTGTTGTGCGAGGCCGCCAATCACCTACAGCCGGAAGGTCTGCTGGTCTGTGAGGTGGGCAACAGCTGGGAAGCTCTGGAGCAAGCCTTCCCGGAAGTGCCATTTATGTGGCCTGAGTTTGAGGACGGTGGCCACGGGGTATTTGTCATTAGTCGCGAAGAGTTGCTCGCCTACCAAAGCCACTTTGAAAAAGAGTAA
- the folE gene encoding GTP cyclohydrolase I FolE, whose translation MNEHYARIIEAIGEDLQRPGLKDTPERAAKAMEYLTRGYKQTVEDVVNDALFPSDCSEMVLVKDIELYSLCEHHLLPFIGRAHVAYIPNGKVVGLSKVARIVDMYARRLQIQEQLTVEIAETLLDVTGAAGVGVIIEAKHMCMMMRGVEKQNSVMKTSAMLGTFRENQATRNEFLSLISRP comes from the coding sequence ATGAACGAACACTACGCGCGAATTATTGAAGCAATTGGCGAAGATCTGCAACGCCCAGGGCTCAAAGATACCCCTGAGCGCGCCGCAAAGGCCATGGAATACTTGACCCGCGGCTACAAACAGACTGTGGAAGATGTGGTCAATGATGCACTCTTCCCATCCGACTGTAGCGAGATGGTATTGGTCAAGGATATCGAACTCTACTCCCTCTGTGAGCACCATCTGCTGCCGTTTATCGGTCGCGCTCATGTAGCCTATATTCCCAATGGCAAGGTTGTTGGCCTATCCAAAGTAGCGCGTATTGTCGATATGTACGCACGCCGCCTACAGATCCAGGAACAACTCACCGTCGAGATCGCCGAGACCCTTTTAGACGTCACTGGCGCCGCCGGTGTCGGCGTTATTATTGAAGCGAAGCACATGTGCATGATGATGCGCGGTGTGGAAAAGCAAAACTCCGTGATGAAGACCTCGGCAATGCTGGGCACCTTCCGCGAGAACCAGGCCACACGCAACGAATTTCTTTCCCTGATTAGCCGCCCTTAA
- a CDS encoding 5-carboxymethyl-2-hydroxymuconate Delta-isomerase, translating to MPHLVIEYAKNLEDRISVAALISSAQEAMHSSGLFASHTIKTRAKAYDQFIAGEHGDSFIHAEIRLLAGRDKREREALSSAVFNCLCQFADGVPAVSVEVREMDPSCYSKRVPF from the coding sequence ATGCCCCATCTGGTTATTGAGTACGCTAAAAACCTGGAAGATCGGATTTCTGTCGCCGCCCTGATCAGCTCGGCTCAAGAGGCGATGCACAGCTCCGGCTTGTTCGCCTCGCATACCATTAAGACCCGCGCCAAGGCCTATGACCAGTTTATAGCCGGTGAGCATGGCGATAGTTTTATCCACGCTGAAATTCGCCTGTTGGCAGGCCGCGATAAGCGGGAGCGGGAAGCACTGAGTTCCGCGGTGTTTAACTGCCTGTGCCAGTTTGCCGATGGAGTGCCAGCTGTATCGGTGGAAGTTCGTGAAATGGACCCCAGCTGTTACTCCAAGCGTGTACCTTTCTAG